A portion of the Pan troglodytes isolate AG18354 chromosome 10, NHGRI_mPanTro3-v2.0_pri, whole genome shotgun sequence genome contains these proteins:
- the SNRNP35 gene encoding U11/U12 small nuclear ribonucleoprotein 35 kDa protein isoform X1: protein MITPLLRGSKILKVKQTGNERRRRICCYQCKGQAEAGAENLPSPAAARLSPSEGSPSFAENMNDWMPIAKEYDPLKAGSIDGTDEDPHDRAVWRAMLARYVPNKGVIGDPLLTLFVARLNLQTKEDKLKEVFSRYGDIRRLRLVRDLVTGFSKGYAFIEYKEERAVIKAYRDADGLVIDQHEIFVDYELERTLKGWIPRRLGGGLGGKKESGQLRFGGRDRPFRKPINLPVVKNDLYREGKRERRERSRSRERHWDSRTRDRDHDRGREKRWQEREPTRVWPDNEWERERDFRDDRIKGREKKERGK, encoded by the exons ATGATAACACCCTTGTTGCGCGGGAGtaaaattttaaaggtaaaacAAACAGGAAACGAGCGTCGGCGGCGAATCTGCTGCTACCAATGTAAAGGTCAGGCCGAGGCCGGCGCGGAGAATCTGCCGTCGCCTGCAGCTGCTCGCCTGTCTCCGTCGGAAGGGAGCCCAAGCTTTGCTGAG AACATGAACGATTGGATGCCCATCGCCAAGGAGTATGATCCACTCAAAGCGGGCAGCATTGATGGCACCGATGAAGACCCACACGACCGCGCGGTCTGGAGGGCAATGCTGGCACGATATGTCCCCAACAAAGGTGTCATAGGAGATCCCCTCCTCACCCTGTTTGTGGCCAGACTAAACTTGCAGACCAAGGAGGACAAATTAAAGGAAGTCTTTTCCCGCTATGGTGACATTCGGCGGCTTCGGCTGGTCAGGGACTTGGTCACAGGCTTTTCAAAGGGCTACGCCTTCATCGAATACAAGGAGGAGCGTGCCGTGATCAAAGCTTACCGAGATGCTGATGGCCTGGTTATTGACCAGCATGAGATATTTGTGGACTACGAGCTGGAAAGGACTCTCAAAGGGTGGATCCCTCGGCGACTTGGAGGCggtcttgggggaaaaaaggagtCTGGGCAACTGAGATTTGGGGGACGGGACCGGCCTTTTCGAAAACCTATTAACTTGCCAGTCGTTAAAAACGACCTCTATAGAGAGGGAAAACGGGAAAGGCGGGAGCGATCTCGATCCCGAGAAAGACACTGGGACTCGAGGACAAGGGATCGAGACCATGACAGGGGCCGGGAGAAGAGATGGCAAGAAAGAGAGCCGACCAGGGTGTGGCCCGACAatgagtgggagagagagagggacttCAGAGATGACAGGatcaaggggagggagaagaaggaaagaggcaAGTAG
- the SNRNP35 gene encoding U11/U12 small nuclear ribonucleoprotein 35 kDa protein isoform X2, whose product MKPANMNDWMPIAKEYDPLKAGSIDGTDEDPHDRAVWRAMLARYVPNKGVIGDPLLTLFVARLNLQTKEDKLKEVFSRYGDIRRLRLVRDLVTGFSKGYAFIEYKEERAVIKAYRDADGLVIDQHEIFVDYELERTLKGWIPRRLGGGLGGKKESGQLRFGGRDRPFRKPINLPVVKNDLYREGKRERRERSRSRERHWDSRTRDRDHDRGREKRWQEREPTRVWPDNEWERERDFRDDRIKGREKKERGK is encoded by the exons ATGAAACCAGCT AACATGAACGATTGGATGCCCATCGCCAAGGAGTATGATCCACTCAAAGCGGGCAGCATTGATGGCACCGATGAAGACCCACACGACCGCGCGGTCTGGAGGGCAATGCTGGCACGATATGTCCCCAACAAAGGTGTCATAGGAGATCCCCTCCTCACCCTGTTTGTGGCCAGACTAAACTTGCAGACCAAGGAGGACAAATTAAAGGAAGTCTTTTCCCGCTATGGTGACATTCGGCGGCTTCGGCTGGTCAGGGACTTGGTCACAGGCTTTTCAAAGGGCTACGCCTTCATCGAATACAAGGAGGAGCGTGCCGTGATCAAAGCTTACCGAGATGCTGATGGCCTGGTTATTGACCAGCATGAGATATTTGTGGACTACGAGCTGGAAAGGACTCTCAAAGGGTGGATCCCTCGGCGACTTGGAGGCggtcttgggggaaaaaaggagtCTGGGCAACTGAGATTTGGGGGACGGGACCGGCCTTTTCGAAAACCTATTAACTTGCCAGTCGTTAAAAACGACCTCTATAGAGAGGGAAAACGGGAAAGGCGGGAGCGATCTCGATCCCGAGAAAGACACTGGGACTCGAGGACAAGGGATCGAGACCATGACAGGGGCCGGGAGAAGAGATGGCAAGAAAGAGAGCCGACCAGGGTGTGGCCCGACAatgagtgggagagagagagggacttCAGAGATGACAGGatcaaggggagggagaagaaggaaagaggcaAGTAG
- the SNRNP35 gene encoding U11/U12 small nuclear ribonucleoprotein 35 kDa protein isoform X3 — protein MNDWMPIAKEYDPLKAGSIDGTDEDPHDRAVWRAMLARYVPNKGVIGDPLLTLFVARLNLQTKEDKLKEVFSRYGDIRRLRLVRDLVTGFSKGYAFIEYKEERAVIKAYRDADGLVIDQHEIFVDYELERTLKGWIPRRLGGGLGGKKESGQLRFGGRDRPFRKPINLPVVKNDLYREGKRERRERSRSRERHWDSRTRDRDHDRGREKRWQEREPTRVWPDNEWERERDFRDDRIKGREKKERGK, from the coding sequence ATGAACGATTGGATGCCCATCGCCAAGGAGTATGATCCACTCAAAGCGGGCAGCATTGATGGCACCGATGAAGACCCACACGACCGCGCGGTCTGGAGGGCAATGCTGGCACGATATGTCCCCAACAAAGGTGTCATAGGAGATCCCCTCCTCACCCTGTTTGTGGCCAGACTAAACTTGCAGACCAAGGAGGACAAATTAAAGGAAGTCTTTTCCCGCTATGGTGACATTCGGCGGCTTCGGCTGGTCAGGGACTTGGTCACAGGCTTTTCAAAGGGCTACGCCTTCATCGAATACAAGGAGGAGCGTGCCGTGATCAAAGCTTACCGAGATGCTGATGGCCTGGTTATTGACCAGCATGAGATATTTGTGGACTACGAGCTGGAAAGGACTCTCAAAGGGTGGATCCCTCGGCGACTTGGAGGCggtcttgggggaaaaaaggagtCTGGGCAACTGAGATTTGGGGGACGGGACCGGCCTTTTCGAAAACCTATTAACTTGCCAGTCGTTAAAAACGACCTCTATAGAGAGGGAAAACGGGAAAGGCGGGAGCGATCTCGATCCCGAGAAAGACACTGGGACTCGAGGACAAGGGATCGAGACCATGACAGGGGCCGGGAGAAGAGATGGCAAGAAAGAGAGCCGACCAGGGTGTGGCCCGACAatgagtgggagagagagagggacttCAGAGATGACAGGatcaaggggagggagaagaaggaaagaggcaAGTAG